One Streptomyces formicae genomic window, TGGACGGCGGGCCGCTGCGGTGCTGGGCGATGGTCGGCACCCCCGCGCGCGTGCTGCACACCTGGGCGTCCCTGACGGGCCCTCCCGCGCTGCCGCCCTCCTGGGCGCTCGGACACCATCACGCGCGGTGGGGCTTCGGCAGCGAGCAGGAGGTGCGCCGGATCGTCGCCGGTTATCAGGAGCGCGGGCTTCCGTTGGACGCCGTGCATCTGGACATCGACCACTACGAAGCGCATCAGGTGTTCACCGTCGACAAGGAGCGGTTCCCCAAGCTGCCGCAGTTCGCCGACGAGTTGCGCAGGGACGGGATCCGGCTCGTCTCGATCGTGGACCCCGGGGTGAAGGCCGAGCCGGGGGTGGCGCTGTACGACAGTGGCGTGGCGGCCGATGTGTTCGTGCGGGACGCCGGGGGCCGTGCCGTGCGCGGTGTCGTGTGGCCCGGTGAGTCGGTGTATCCGGATTTCACCGACCCACGCGCGCGGGAGTGGTGGGGGCGGCTCTACGGGGAGCGTCTGAAGCAGGGGTTCTCGGGGTTCTGGCACGACATGAACGAGCCGGTGTCGTTCGCCGCGTTCGGTGAGGCGACGCTGCCCCGTTCGGCGCGGCACGCCCTGGAGGGGGCCGGTGGGGACCACCGGGAGGCGCACAACGTGTACGGCCTGGCGATGGCCCGTGCCGGGTACGAGGGGCTGCGCGAGCTGCATCCCGACGAGCGTCCCTTCCTGTTCTCGCGGTCCGGCTGGGCGGGCATGCAGCGCTACGGAGGGACCTGGTCGGGCGATGTGTCCACGGGCTGGCCGGGGCTGCGCGCTTCGCTGTCACTGGTGTTGGGGCTCGGGCTGTGCGGTGTGCCGTACTCGGGGCCCGATGTGGGCGGCTTCGACGGCAGCCCTTCTCCGGAGTTGTATCTGCGGTGGTTCCAGCTCGGCTCGTACCTGCCGCTGTTCCGTACGCATGCGGCGATGGGGGCGGGGCGGCGGGAGCCCTGGGAGTTCGGGGACGAGGTCCTCGAGCACGCGCGCGTGGCGCTCGCCGAGCGCAGGAGGCTGCTGCCGTACTTCGTGACGCTCGCCCATCTGGCGCGGCGCACCGGCACTCCGTACGTGCGGCCCTTGTGGTGGGGCGGCCCCGAGGACAGGGCGCTGCGGGACTGCGAGGACGCGTTCCTGCTCGGTGACTCCTTGTTGGTCGCGCCGGTCCTGGAGAGCGGGGTGCGGCAGCGTACGGTGCGGCTGCCCAGGGGGCGTTGGTACGACACGGCGACCGGGAAGGCGTACGAAGGGCCTGGCCAGGTCGTGGTCGAGGCTCCCCTGTCGCGCGTCCCGGTGCTCGCGCGCGCGGGCACCGTGCTGCCGGTGCGGGCGTCCGACGGCGGTGTCGAGCTGGAGGCGTGGGCACCGGCTCAGGGGCGTACGGGCGGGGGCCTGGTGATCGCCGACGCGGGTGACGGGTGGGCGGAGGCGGAGATCGAGCGGTACACGACGCGGTGGGACGAGGGCCGGGTGGTCGTCGAGCGGGATGGTGGCGAGAGCGAGGGTGCGCCGGGGCGTCCCGTGGGGATACGGGGGCTCGCGGGCTGAGTGTCGCGGGGCCGGGGGCTGTCTGCCGGGGCGTCGTCCACCGGGGGCCCGGACTGGAGACCCAGACGCCGGGGCCTTGAGCACCGGCGTCGGACACCGGCGACTCAGATGTAGCGGCCCTCGAACCACGCGCGTACCGCGAGCGTGTGCAGGGGGAAGGCCAGTTCGGTGGGGCGGCGCAGCAGGTCCCAGCCCTCGGTCTCGTCCGTCGGCGCGGGAGGCGCCAGTTCGGCGGCGGGGCGCTCGGGCAGGAGGCCGAAGAGCAGGAGGTAGCCGTCGGGTGCGCTCATCGCGTCGGCCAGGCGTACGTCGCGGGGCTCCGCGGTGATGCCCGTCTCCTCCTGGAGCTCGCGTACGAGGGCGTGCCGCCAGTCCTCCCTGTCGTCGATGAACCCTCCGGGCAGGGCGGTGCCCCCGCGCGCGGGGGCGATGGTGCGGGTGACGACGACCAGGGCGGTGCCCTGGGTGTCGTACACGGGCTGCAGGGCCACCACTACGGGAAGCGGGTTGCGGTAGGCCACCGCGCCGCAGCTCGCACAGGTGCGGGGCCAGCCGGAGAGGTCTTCTCCGTAGGGCGCTCCACAGCTCGAACAGTGGGAGCCGGGAAGGGAGTTGGCGGGGTGTGGGGATGCGGGCACGCGCGGACTGTACCGGATCTTTCGTCGCGGCGGTCTTTCGCGGTCGGCGGCGGTCCTGATAGACGCAGGGGGCATGACAGGACTTGCCCGCTCCCTGCGGAACATCGCCGTCTCCGCCACCGCCCTGCTGGCCGTGGCCGCCGCCCCCGCGCACGCCGAGCCGAAAGCGGAGCCCAAGGCTCCCGAGGAGTTCGTCGCGCTGCGCTCCGTAGACCCCACGATCATCCAGGAGATGCGTTACTTCACGCCGCACAACTTCGTGGGCGAGCCCATCGACGGCTACAAGAAGCCCATGTGCATCCTCACCGAACCGGCGGCGAAGGCGCTGCACAAGGCCCAGCGGGCGCTGCTGCGCAAGGGCTACTCCCTGAAGGTGTACGACTGCTACCGGCCGCAGCGTGCGGTCGACCACTTCGTGCGCTGGGCCGAGGACCTCGACGACGAGCGCATGAAGGCGGAGTTCTATCCCCGGGTCGACAAGTCGAGACTGTTCGAGGACGGCTACATCGCGGAGAAGTCCGGGCACAGCAGGGGCTCGACGCTGAACCTGACGGTCGTCCGTCTGCCCGCCAAACCGACCCGTCCGTACGTCCCCGGGGAGCCGCTCACCCCGTGCTACGGCCCCAAGGAACAGCGTTTCCCCGACAACTCCATCGACATGGGAACGGGTTTCGACTGCTTCGACACGCTGTCCCACACGGACGACCCGCGCATCACGGGCAAGCAGCGCGCGCACCGCGACCTGCTGAGGGACGCCCTGGTCAAGGTGGGCTTCACCAATCTCCCCGAGGAGTGGTGGCACTTCACGTACAAGCCCGAGCTCTTCCCCGACACCTACTTCGACTTCCCCGTCTCGCCGCGGTCGCTGCACGGCAAGCACGGCAAGCACGGCAAGCACGGCAAGTAGGACCGAGCGCGAAGGGAGGGTGACCGGGGCACCCCCGTCGGTCCCGGTCACCCCCTCCGGTACTCGGACGCGAAAGTCGCCCGTCCGGTTCTGTTTTCCTCCCCCTGACGGAATCCGGTTGCTCGTGGCACACTTCTGACGTTCCGTCAGATTCAGCCGTGGAGGAACCTTGTCGCGTACGAGCACACCCGTGGTGGCCCACTGGTTCGCCGGGGAGGGCGCGGACTTCCGTCTGCTGGGCACGCGCTGCTCGGCGTGCGCCGCCGTCTTCTTCCCCCGCGAGGACGCCTTCTGCCGCAATCCCGGCTGCGCCGGTGGTGAGCTGGTGGAGGCGCCGCTGTCCCGGCGCGGCCGGGTCTGGTCGTACACGGACGGCCGGTACCGCCCGCCCTCACCCTATGTCTCCGATCCGGAACTTCCGTGGGAGCCCTACACGTTGATCGCTGTGGAGCTCGCGGCAGAGCGCATGGTGGTGCTCGGCCAGGGGGTGCCGGGGCTCTCCGTCGCCGATCTGGAGGTCGGCATGGAGATGGAGGTCGTCCCCGGCGTGCTCAACGAGGACGACGAGACGACCTGGACGACGTGGCACTGGCGACCCGTGGGGGTGGGCGCGTGAGCGGCGAGGTGGCGGTGCTGGGTGCGGGCATGCACCCGTGGGGCAAGTGGGGGCGGTCCTTCGTCGAGTACGGCACGGTGGCGGCCAGGGCGGCGCTGGCCGACGCCGGGATCGACTGGCGCGACGTGGGCTCGATCGTCGGCGCGGACACGGTGCGGGGCGGCTATCCCGGGTACGTCGCCGGGGCCACGTTCGCCAAGGCGCTCGGCTGGCAGGGAGCGCGCGTCGCGAGCGTGTACGCGGCGTGCGCGTCCGGGGCCCAGGCCATCAACACGGCACGCGCGCAGATCCTTTCGGGTCTCGCCGACGTCGTCCTGGTGGTCGGGGCCGACGCGGCGCCCAAGGGGTTCTTCAAGCCCGCGGGCGGGGAGCGGGCCGACGACCCGGACTGGCTGCGGTTCCGCGTCCTGGGGGCGACCAACCCCGCGTACTTCGGGCTCTACGCGCGCCGCCGGATGGCCGTGCACGGCGACACGCTGGAGGACTTCGCCCTGGTCAAGGTGAAGAACGCGGCCCTGGGGGCGCTCAATCCGAACGCGCGCTACCGCAAGGAGGTCACCGCCGACGAGGTCGCCGCCTCCGCCGTGGTGGCCGACCCGCTGCGGCTGCTCGACATCTGCGCCACCTCGGACGGGGCCGCGGCCCTGGTGCTCTCCAGCATGGAGTTCGCGCGGCGGCACGGGACCACCGATCCGGTACGCGTGCGTGCCGTCTCCACGGTCACTCCGACGTATCCGCGCACCGTCCTCGACCTGCCGGACATCGCCACGGACTCCGCGGCCGTCGTGGAGCCGAGCGAGGAGACCTACCGCGCCTCCATCGCGCGTGCCGCGTACGAGGAGGCGGGCGTCGGCCCCGAGGACATATCCCTGGCGGAGGTGTACGACCTCTCCACCTCCCTCGAACTCCAGTGGTACGAGGACCTCGGGCTCTGCGGCGAGGGCGAGGGGGCCAAGCTGCTCCGGGAGGGCGCGACCTCGCCGGGCGGGCGGACCCCGGTGAACACCAGCGGCGGACTCGCGTCCTTCGGAGAGGCCGTGCCCGCCCAGGCGATCGCCCAAGTGTGCGAGCTGACCTGGCAGTTGAGGGGTTCGGCGGGGGCGCGTCAGGTCGAAGGGGCGCGCGTGGGGATCAGCGCGAACCAAGGGCTCTTCGGGCACGGGTCGGCCGTCATCGCCGTGCGCTGAGGGCTTCGGGGAGGTCGCGGACCGCTCATCGCGGGGTGCGTCGCAGGAAGGCGTCGCACCGGTTAACCGTTGCCGTCCGCGACCTTGACGCTCCATCACCATCGGTGAACACTTCCGGGTGTCAGTCGGCATCGCCGCACCTCGGCTCCACGGCGCACAGAGCCTCTGCGCGCGCGAAGGGTCTGCACGAAGGGCCTGCTCAACGGGTCATCCCCCCGAGGCGGTCCGACTGCGACGGCACGCTCGTCACGGACGCCGGGCGGGGCGCGGGAGACCTCCTGCCTTCGGCTGAATCAGCCGGGCGTATCCAGGCAGTAGTCGTCGGAAACGCACCCTGCACGGAGTACCGGGGCGCAGCGCCCCGGGCGAGGGCCTAGGAGCCGCCATGTACTCGAATGGGGACATCTTCGTCGGTGAGATCATCGGCACCGCGATCCTGATTCTGCTGGGCGCCGGTGTGTGCGCCGCCGTCACACTCAGCCACTCGAAGGCGAAGGCCTCCGGATGGGTCGTCATCGCCTTCGGATGGGGTTTCGGCGTGCTCGCCGGCGCGTACACCGCGGGCCCGCTCTCCGGCGGTCATCTCAATCCCGCCGTCACGCTCGGCATCGCGATCGACACCGGCAAGTGGGACAAGGTGTGGATCTATCTGCTCGGGCAGATGGTGGGCGCGATGCTCGGTGCCGTACTCGCCTACCTCGTCTATCTCGCGCAGTTCAACGCCAATGTCACGCGGGGCGCGAAGGGCGACTCCGAGGGCGTGCACGTGCCGACGCCGACGCTCGGCATCTTCTCCACCATCCCGGAGATCCGGAACCCCGTCGCCAACCTCATCACCGAGGTCATCGCGACCGTGGCCCTCGTGCTGCCCATCCTGGCCTTCGGGCTCACCAAGGGGCTCGGCGAATCCGGCACGCAGACGCTGATCGTGGCCTTCCTCGTGGTCGGCATCGGCCTCTCCCTCGGTGGCCCCACGGGGTACGCGATCAACCCGGCGCGCGACCTCGGTCCGCGCATCGTGCACACGTTCCTGCCGATCCCCAACAAGGGCACGTCCGACTGGAGCTACGCCTGGATTCCGGTGGCCGGACCGCTGATCGGCGGGGCCCTCGCGGGTGTCATCTACAACGCAGCCTTCTGAGTCTTCTCGTCAAGGGGTAGCCATGCCGGACAGCTCCGAGAAATTCGTCGCCGCGATCGACCAGGGCACCACGTCGAGCCGCTGCATCATCTTCGACCAGGACGGCGCGATCGTCGCCGTGGACCAGCGCGAGCACCGCCAGATCTTCCCCAAGCCCGGCTGGGTGGAGCACGACGCCACCGAGATCTGGTCCAAGGTGCAGGCGGTGGTCGCGGGGGCGATCGCCAAGGCGGGGCTCCGCGCCGACCAGCTGAGCGCGCTCGGCATCACCAATCAGCGCGAGACGACCGTCCTGTGGGACCGCGCCACGGGCAAACCCGTGCACAACGCGATCGTCTGGCAGGACACCCGTACGTCGGGGCTCTGCAACGAACTGGGCGGCGCGGACGGCCAGGACCGCTTCCGCGAACAGACGGGGCTGCCGCTGGCCAGCTACTTCTCCGGGCCCAAGGCCGCCTGGCTGCTCGACAACGTGCCGGGGCTGCGGGCCCGTGCCGAGCGCGGCGAGATAGCGTTCGGCACCATCGACTCCTGGCTGATCTGGAACCTCACGGGCGGCACCGAAGGCGGCAAGCACGTCACCGACGTCACCAACGCGGGCCGCACCATGCTGATGAACCTGGAGACCCTCCAGTGGGACGCGTCCATCCTGTCGGCGATGAACGTCCCCGAGGCGGTCCTGCCGGAGATCAGGTCCTCGGCCGAGGTGTACGGCACGGCGGTGGGCCAGCTCTCCGGAGTGCCCGTCGCCTCCGCGCTCGGCGACCAGCAGGCGGCCGTCTTCGGGCAGGCCTGCTACGACACGGGCACCGCCAAGAACACGTACGGCACGGGCAGCTTCCTGCTGCTCAACACCGGTAACCGGCCCGTCCCCTCGAAGAGCGGCCTGCTCACCACGATGGGCTACAAGATCGGTTCCGAGGCGCCCGTGTACTGCCTCGAAGGCTCCATCGCGATCACCGGTGCCCTGGTGCAGTGGTTCCGCGACCAGCTCGGCATCATCCGCAACGCGGACGAGATCGAGACCCTCGCGGCGAGCGTGGACGACAACGGAGGCGCGTACATCGTGCCCGCGTTCTCCGGTCTCTTCGCCCCCTACTGGCGCTCGGACGCGCGCGGTGTCGTCACCGGACTGACCCGGTACGTCACCAAGGCGCACCTGGCGCGTGCGGTCCTGGAGGCGACCAGCTGGCAGACGCGTGAGGTCGTCGACGCCATGTACCAGGACTCCGGGGTGCGGATCACCACCTTGAAGGTGGACGGCGGCATGACCAAGAACAACCTCCTGATGCAGCACCAGGCGGACGTCCTCGGGGTGCCGGTGATCCGGCCGAAGGTCTCCGAGACCACCTGTCTGGGCGCGGCGTACGCGGCCGGGCTCGCCACCGGGGTCTGGAACGACCTCGACGAACTCAAGGCGCACTGGCAGCAGGACGTCGAGTGGACACCGCAGATGGACGCCGGTGCGCGGGAGCGCGAGTACCACAACTGGCACAAGGCGGTGGAGCGGAGCTTCGGCTGGCTGGAGGACGGGGAAGGCTGAGCCGAGCACGACTGCGGCCCGTACCCCGGTCGGCGGGGGTACGGGCCGTAGCTCCGCGGGCGCGCGACGCCGGATTACGGGAGCGCGGGCTCCCGTGCCGCCGCTGCCGCGGTCATCGCGTGTTCGACGACGCCGATGAGGACGTCCTTGACCGACTCGCGGTCGCGGGCGTCGCACAGGACGACGGGGACCTCCGGGTCGAGGTCGAGGGCCTGGCGTACGGCGTCGGCGGGGTAGCGGGTGGCGTCGTCGAAGCAGTTGACGCCGATGACGAAGGGTATGGAGCGGCGTTCGAAGTAGTCGACGGCCGCGAAGCAGTCCTCCAGGCGGCGGGTGTCGGCGAGGACCACCGCGCCCAGGGCGCCGGTCGCCAGTTCGTCCCAGAGGAACCAGAAGCGGTCCTGCCCTGGGGTGCCGAAGAGGTACAGGACCAGGTCCTCGCGGAGCGTGATGCGGCCGAAGTCCATGGCGACCGTGGTGGTGTGCTTGCCCGCGACGCCGCGGGTGTCGTCGACGGGGCGGCCCGCCTCGCTGAGGGTCTCCTCGGTGCGCAGCGGCTTGATCTCGCTGACCGCACCGACCAGCGTCGTCTTGCCGACGCCGAAACCGCCCGCCACCAGGATCTTCAGGGTCACCGGCTCGACGGGGGCCTTGCCGCGCTCAGAACGCCTGAAAATCATCGCTCACTTCTCCTGGATCAGTGGTGTCGCGCGGGGCCGGTCCGTATCCGCCGCCGCCGGGGGTTTCGATCACGAGTACGTCGCCGGGGCCCAGGTCGGCCGAGTCGCTGCCGCCGAGTTCCAGGACGCCGCCGTCCGCGCGTTCCACGCGGTTGGCGCCGAGCGCGCCGGTGGCGCCGCCCGCCATGCCGTACGGCGCGACCCTGCGGTGCTGCGACAGGGTGGACACCGTCATCGGCTCGCGGAAGCGGATGCGGCGCACGGCCCCGTCCCCGCCCCGCCACCTCCCGCTGCCGCCGCTGCCCGCCCTGACCGCGAACTCCTCCAGGAGGACGGGCAGCCGCCACTCGAGGACTTCGGGGTCGGTGAGCCGCGAGTTGGTCATGTGGGTCTGTACGACGGACGCGCCGTCGAAGCCGTCGCCCGCGCCGGAGCCCGAGGCCACCGTCTCGTAGTACTGGTGGCGTTCGTTGCCGAAGGTGACGTTGTTCATCGTTCCTGAGCCCTCCGCCTGGACGCCCAGGGCCGCGTACAGGGCTCCGGTGATGGCCTGCGAGGTCTCGACGTTCCCCGCGACGACGGCCGCGGGCGGCTCGGGCGAGAGCAGGGAGCCGGGCGGCACGATGATGCGCAGCGGCCGCAGACAGCCGTCGTTGAGCGGGATGTCGTCGTCGACGAGCGTGCGGAAGACGTACAGCACGGCGGCGTTGACCACCGCGAAGGGTGCGTTGAAGTTCGTGGCGAGCTGGGCCGATGTGCCGGTGAAGTCGACGGTCGCGGTGCGCTCTTCGCGGTCCACGCTCACCCGGACGCGGATCGTGGCTCCCGAGTCCGTTTGATAGGCGAACTCGCCCTCTTCCAGGGTGTCGATGACCCGTCGTACCGCGTCCTCGGCGTTGTCCTGGACGTGCTTCATGTACGCCTGGACGACATCGAGCCCGAAGTTGTCGATCATGCGGGCGACTTCGTCGACGCCCTTCTGGTTGGCGGCGATCTGCGCGCGCAGGTCGGCGAGGTTGGTGTCCGGATTGCGCGAGGGATGGGCGGCGCCGGTGAGCAGGTCGCGGGTCTCGGGCTCGCGGAAACGGCCGCCTTCTACAAGAAGCCAGTTGTCGAAGAGGATGCCCTCCTCGTCGATGGTGCGGCTGTCGGCGGGCATGGAGCCCGGCGCGATGCCGCCGATCTCCGCGTGGTGGCCGCGCGATGCCACGTAGAAGAGGATCCGCCGCCGCGCGCTGCCGTGCTCCCCCGGCTGGTCGAAGACCGGGGTGATGACGGTGACGTCGGGGAGGTGGGTGCCCCCGTGGTACGGGTCGTTGACCGCGTAGCTGTCCCCGGGGCGCATGTCGCTCCCCCTGCGCGCGATGACCTCTTTGACGCTGGTGCCCATCGAGCCGAGGTGCACGGGGATGTGCGGGGCGTTGGCGACGAGGTTGCCGTCGGGGTCGAAGAGCGCGCAGGAGAAGTCGAGCCGCTCCTTGATGTTCACGGACTGGGCGGTGGACTCCAGGCGGGCGCCCATCTGTTCGGCGA contains:
- a CDS encoding Zn-ribbon domain-containing OB-fold protein, whose translation is MVAHWFAGEGADFRLLGTRCSACAAVFFPREDAFCRNPGCAGGELVEAPLSRRGRVWSYTDGRYRPPSPYVSDPELPWEPYTLIAVELAAERMVVLGQGVPGLSVADLEVGMEMEVVPGVLNEDDETTWTTWHWRPVGVGA
- the glpK gene encoding glycerol kinase GlpK codes for the protein MPDSSEKFVAAIDQGTTSSRCIIFDQDGAIVAVDQREHRQIFPKPGWVEHDATEIWSKVQAVVAGAIAKAGLRADQLSALGITNQRETTVLWDRATGKPVHNAIVWQDTRTSGLCNELGGADGQDRFREQTGLPLASYFSGPKAAWLLDNVPGLRARAERGEIAFGTIDSWLIWNLTGGTEGGKHVTDVTNAGRTMLMNLETLQWDASILSAMNVPEAVLPEIRSSAEVYGTAVGQLSGVPVASALGDQQAAVFGQACYDTGTAKNTYGTGSFLLLNTGNRPVPSKSGLLTTMGYKIGSEAPVYCLEGSIAITGALVQWFRDQLGIIRNADEIETLAASVDDNGGAYIVPAFSGLFAPYWRSDARGVVTGLTRYVTKAHLARAVLEATSWQTREVVDAMYQDSGVRITTLKVDGGMTKNNLLMQHQADVLGVPVIRPKVSETTCLGAAYAAGLATGVWNDLDELKAHWQQDVEWTPQMDAGAREREYHNWHKAVERSFGWLEDGEG
- a CDS encoding MIP/aquaporin family protein, which codes for MYSNGDIFVGEIIGTAILILLGAGVCAAVTLSHSKAKASGWVVIAFGWGFGVLAGAYTAGPLSGGHLNPAVTLGIAIDTGKWDKVWIYLLGQMVGAMLGAVLAYLVYLAQFNANVTRGAKGDSEGVHVPTPTLGIFSTIPEIRNPVANLITEVIATVALVLPILAFGLTKGLGESGTQTLIVAFLVVGIGLSLGGPTGYAINPARDLGPRIVHTFLPIPNKGTSDWSYAWIPVAGPLIGGALAGVIYNAAF
- a CDS encoding NUDIX domain-containing protein: MPASPHPANSLPGSHCSSCGAPYGEDLSGWPRTCASCGAVAYRNPLPVVVALQPVYDTQGTALVVVTRTIAPARGGTALPGGFIDDREDWRHALVRELQEETGITAEPRDVRLADAMSAPDGYLLLFGLLPERPAAELAPPAPTDETEGWDLLRRPTELAFPLHTLAVRAWFEGRYI
- a CDS encoding glycoside hydrolase family 31 protein; the protein is MNGRDLVRSVKAVGMVGTAQGLRTVRSSWRRWRADAAGLAPRGPERARVPGPVTGVEPEPGGGVVRFARSELRVRVAAGGAVFWGWDGAGPEPSYALACGSPEPDPRAVLEPDKEGGWRVVSERATVVVSRHGAVELRTPGGVMLRRDLPPRWWEAEGGAARWVQRSEVAADARFFGLGGRAGGPRLRNGTYRLWNTDPGGSFGPGDDPLYITMPVQMVVADAGTHLVFHDNTWEGEVLVHEGEEGAGSGHDRTGSCEVRMDGGPLRCWAMVGTPARVLHTWASLTGPPALPPSWALGHHHARWGFGSEQEVRRIVAGYQERGLPLDAVHLDIDHYEAHQVFTVDKERFPKLPQFADELRRDGIRLVSIVDPGVKAEPGVALYDSGVAADVFVRDAGGRAVRGVVWPGESVYPDFTDPRAREWWGRLYGERLKQGFSGFWHDMNEPVSFAAFGEATLPRSARHALEGAGGDHREAHNVYGLAMARAGYEGLRELHPDERPFLFSRSGWAGMQRYGGTWSGDVSTGWPGLRASLSLVLGLGLCGVPYSGPDVGGFDGSPSPELYLRWFQLGSYLPLFRTHAAMGAGRREPWEFGDEVLEHARVALAERRRLLPYFVTLAHLARRTGTPYVRPLWWGGPEDRALRDCEDAFLLGDSLLVAPVLESGVRQRTVRLPRGRWYDTATGKAYEGPGQVVVEAPLSRVPVLARAGTVLPVRASDGGVELEAWAPAQGRTGGGLVIADAGDGWAEAEIERYTTRWDEGRVVVERDGGESEGAPGRPVGIRGLAG
- a CDS encoding M15 family metallopeptidase, translating into MTGLARSLRNIAVSATALLAVAAAPAHAEPKAEPKAPEEFVALRSVDPTIIQEMRYFTPHNFVGEPIDGYKKPMCILTEPAAKALHKAQRALLRKGYSLKVYDCYRPQRAVDHFVRWAEDLDDERMKAEFYPRVDKSRLFEDGYIAEKSGHSRGSTLNLTVVRLPAKPTRPYVPGEPLTPCYGPKEQRFPDNSIDMGTGFDCFDTLSHTDDPRITGKQRAHRDLLRDALVKVGFTNLPEEWWHFTYKPELFPDTYFDFPVSPRSLHGKHGKHGKHGK
- a CDS encoding GTP-binding protein, yielding MIFRRSERGKAPVEPVTLKILVAGGFGVGKTTLVGAVSEIKPLRTEETLSEAGRPVDDTRGVAGKHTTTVAMDFGRITLREDLVLYLFGTPGQDRFWFLWDELATGALGAVVLADTRRLEDCFAAVDYFERRSIPFVIGVNCFDDATRYPADAVRQALDLDPEVPVVLCDARDRESVKDVLIGVVEHAMTAAAAAREPALP
- a CDS encoding lipid-transfer protein, whose protein sequence is MSGEVAVLGAGMHPWGKWGRSFVEYGTVAARAALADAGIDWRDVGSIVGADTVRGGYPGYVAGATFAKALGWQGARVASVYAACASGAQAINTARAQILSGLADVVLVVGADAAPKGFFKPAGGERADDPDWLRFRVLGATNPAYFGLYARRRMAVHGDTLEDFALVKVKNAALGALNPNARYRKEVTADEVAASAVVADPLRLLDICATSDGAAALVLSSMEFARRHGTTDPVRVRAVSTVTPTYPRTVLDLPDIATDSAAVVEPSEETYRASIARAAYEEAGVGPEDISLAEVYDLSTSLELQWYEDLGLCGEGEGAKLLREGATSPGGRTPVNTSGGLASFGEAVPAQAIAQVCELTWQLRGSAGARQVEGARVGISANQGLFGHGSAVIAVR